From one Conyzicola nivalis genomic stretch:
- the rpmA gene encoding 50S ribosomal protein L27 encodes MAHKKGASSSRNGRDSNAQYLGVKRFGGQVVKSGEIILRQRGTHFHPGANVGRGGDDTLFALAAGAVEFGVKGGRKVVNIVVAA; translated from the coding sequence ATGGCACACAAAAAGGGCGCAAGCTCCTCCCGTAACGGTCGCGACTCCAACGCGCAGTACCTCGGCGTCAAGCGCTTCGGCGGCCAGGTCGTCAAGTCCGGCGAAATCATCCTGCGCCAGCGTGGCACGCACTTCCACCCCGGCGCCAACGTCGGCCGTGGCGGAGACGACACGCTGTTCGCCCTCGCCGCCGGTGCGGTCGAGTTCGGTGTTAAGGGTGGCCGCAAGGTCGTCAACATCGTGGTGGCTGCGTAG
- the rplU gene encoding 50S ribosomal protein L21, whose protein sequence is MVYAVVRAGGRQEKVEVGTIVVLDRIQADKDGNVELAPVLLVDGDKITHDAKALADVKVVAEVLNDLRGPKIVIQKFKNKTGYKKRQGHRQEQTRIKITSIN, encoded by the coding sequence GTGGTTTACGCAGTTGTGCGCGCCGGTGGTCGGCAGGAAAAGGTAGAGGTCGGCACGATTGTCGTCCTCGACCGCATCCAGGCCGACAAAGACGGCAATGTCGAGCTCGCCCCGGTGCTGCTCGTTGATGGCGACAAGATCACGCACGACGCGAAAGCGCTTGCGGACGTCAAGGTCGTCGCCGAGGTCCTGAACGACCTCCGCGGCCCGAAGATCGTCATCCAGAAGTTCAAGAACAAGACCGGATACAAGAAGCGCCAGGGCCACCGCCAGGAGCAGACTCGTATCAAGATCACTTCGATTAACTAA
- a CDS encoding DUF4031 domain-containing protein encodes MTVLIDQPIWPAHDTLWAHLVSDHSLDELHAFAQRAGIPRRGFDGDHYDVPARKYDELVALGALPVTVRQLVTRLQASGLRISQKEKRGL; translated from the coding sequence ATGACCGTGCTGATCGACCAACCCATCTGGCCGGCACACGACACTCTATGGGCACATCTGGTCAGCGACCACTCGCTCGACGAACTGCACGCGTTCGCGCAGCGTGCGGGGATCCCCCGGCGCGGGTTCGACGGCGACCACTACGACGTGCCGGCCCGCAAGTACGACGAGCTCGTGGCGCTCGGCGCCCTTCCCGTGACGGTGCGCCAGCTCGTCACCCGGCTGCAGGCGAGCGGACTGCGCATCAGCCAGAAGGAGAAACGCGGGCTGTAG
- a CDS encoding SOS response-associated peptidase, protein MPGRFVFTTDPDELVAMLDVDRPAGDLPPASFNIAPADRVVVIIDAVNKDASTEGYDPENPAVLRRLESASWGLVPGGAPDASVGSTMFNVPVEQVLANPAFAPAAQSRRAAIPATGYYVWHKGADGTSSAQFVHSPDGEPLLLAGLYEWWKNPAAAAGDPARWLLSTTILTRASAGPLALIHERMPLLLEPGLLEDWLDPRTPGSSELLEAVSDAAADLAEEVEFYEVSKDVASVKNNSEALIQPV, encoded by the coding sequence ATGCCCGGCCGTTTCGTTTTCACCACTGACCCCGACGAGCTCGTAGCGATGCTCGATGTCGACCGGCCGGCGGGCGACCTGCCGCCCGCCTCGTTCAACATCGCCCCGGCCGACCGCGTGGTCGTCATCATCGACGCCGTCAACAAAGACGCCTCGACCGAGGGCTACGACCCCGAGAACCCGGCCGTGCTGCGCCGCCTCGAGTCGGCCAGCTGGGGCCTCGTGCCCGGCGGCGCACCCGACGCGTCCGTGGGTTCCACGATGTTCAACGTCCCGGTCGAGCAGGTGCTCGCGAACCCGGCGTTCGCCCCCGCCGCCCAGTCCCGGCGCGCTGCCATCCCGGCAACGGGCTACTACGTCTGGCACAAGGGCGCCGACGGCACCTCGTCCGCCCAGTTCGTGCACTCCCCCGACGGCGAGCCGCTGCTGCTCGCGGGCCTGTACGAGTGGTGGAAGAACCCGGCAGCCGCCGCCGGTGATCCCGCGCGCTGGCTGCTGTCGACGACGATACTGACCCGCGCATCCGCCGGCCCGCTCGCCCTCATCCATGAACGCATGCCGCTGCTGCTCGAGCCCGGCCTGCTCGAAGACTGGCTCGACCCCCGCACGCCCGGCTCGTCCGAGCTGCTGGAGGCCGTCTCCGACGCCGCGGCCGACCTTGCCGAAGAGGTGGAGTTCTACGAGGTCAGCAAAGACGTCGCGAGCGTCAAGAACAACTCCGAAGCGCTCATCCAGCCGGTCTAG
- a CDS encoding TIGR03943 family putative permease subunit, whose product MSPSLLRAVQRWRGVALMSVVVVATIWLALTNQLILYIHPRYVLFTVIMSVIALVFVAASAFLREPHDHDAPPSKRQNALSGAAAVLSLVIAVGIIVVPPATLSSATLEQRAINDGGLSGDRAQSVASVASTTDAAFAKFTVLEWSSLLRQTSELSVFSGKPVDVVGFVSADPDDPENMFFVSRFVITCCAVDAQPIGVPVYEPGWADDLAVDQWVRVTGGFDTNPSGVSQQAIAVVPDSVEVVEQPGEPYLY is encoded by the coding sequence ATGTCGCCTAGCCTCCTGAGGGCCGTCCAGCGCTGGCGGGGCGTGGCGCTGATGAGCGTCGTGGTCGTCGCGACCATCTGGCTCGCGCTGACCAACCAGCTCATCCTGTACATCCACCCGCGCTACGTGCTCTTCACGGTGATCATGTCGGTCATCGCGCTCGTCTTCGTGGCCGCGAGCGCGTTCCTGCGCGAACCCCACGACCACGACGCGCCGCCGTCGAAGCGCCAGAACGCGCTCTCGGGGGCGGCCGCCGTGCTGTCCCTCGTGATCGCCGTCGGCATCATCGTGGTCCCACCGGCCACACTGTCGAGCGCGACACTCGAGCAGCGCGCCATCAACGACGGAGGGCTGAGCGGCGACCGCGCGCAGTCGGTCGCCTCGGTGGCCTCCACGACCGACGCCGCGTTCGCCAAGTTCACCGTGCTCGAGTGGTCGTCGCTGCTGCGCCAGACGAGCGAGCTGAGCGTCTTCAGCGGCAAGCCGGTCGACGTCGTCGGTTTTGTGAGCGCGGATCCGGATGATCCGGAGAACATGTTCTTCGTCTCGCGGTTCGTCATCACCTGCTGCGCCGTCGATGCCCAGCCGATCGGGGTCCCGGTCTACGAACCGGGGTGGGCCGACGACCTCGCCGTCGACCAGTGGGTGCGCGTCACCGGCGGCTTCGACACCAACCCGAGCGGAGTGAGCCAGCAGGCGATCGCCGTCGTCCCCGACTCCGTGGAGGTCGTCGAACAACCGGGAGAGCCCTATCTCTACTGA
- a CDS encoding permease, which produces MSSQLDARRRDRGAKGDHEHPPHGDHPTARRRQFAWLGVGIVGISALFVLRAITADQGALALPDKAQDFLTLSISVIVESMPFVILGIVLSIAVQVWVPDSWIMRVLPRNPFLRRAAISFIGVFLPVCECGNVPLARGLMVEGFTVSESMTFLLAAPIINPITIITTHQAFGWDDNILVGRIVGGFVIANLTGWLFSRHPDQDSLLTDKFAAICRVPDAHAHGASRWQESVSLFRRESSIILPALFIGAVAAGAIQSLVPRSVLVSLGSNPLWSILAMMVLAFVISVCSNVDAFFILPFASTFMPGSIVSFLVFGPIIDIKMLALLRTTFTVRTLVQLTVVVALLSALIGLVVNYVA; this is translated from the coding sequence GTGAGTAGCCAGCTTGACGCCCGCCGTCGCGACCGCGGCGCGAAAGGCGACCACGAGCATCCGCCCCACGGCGACCACCCCACGGCCCGCCGCCGCCAGTTCGCCTGGCTGGGCGTCGGCATCGTGGGGATCAGCGCCTTGTTCGTGCTGCGCGCGATCACCGCCGACCAGGGCGCGCTCGCCCTGCCCGACAAGGCGCAGGACTTCCTCACCCTGAGCATCAGCGTCATCGTCGAGTCGATGCCGTTCGTGATCCTCGGAATCGTGCTGTCGATCGCCGTGCAGGTGTGGGTTCCCGACTCGTGGATCATGCGGGTGCTGCCACGCAACCCGTTCCTGCGCCGCGCGGCGATCTCGTTCATCGGCGTCTTCCTGCCGGTCTGCGAGTGCGGCAACGTGCCCCTCGCCCGCGGGCTCATGGTCGAGGGCTTCACCGTCTCCGAGTCGATGACCTTCCTGCTCGCGGCGCCCATCATCAACCCGATCACGATCATCACGACCCATCAGGCGTTCGGCTGGGACGACAACATCCTCGTCGGACGCATCGTGGGCGGATTCGTCATCGCCAATCTCACCGGCTGGTTGTTCAGCCGCCATCCGGACCAGGACTCGCTGCTGACCGACAAGTTCGCGGCGATCTGCCGGGTGCCGGATGCGCACGCGCACGGCGCCTCCCGCTGGCAGGAGAGCGTCTCGCTCTTCCGCCGGGAGTCGAGCATCATCCTGCCGGCGCTCTTCATCGGAGCCGTCGCGGCCGGAGCCATCCAGTCGCTCGTGCCCCGTTCGGTGCTCGTGAGCCTCGGCAGCAATCCGCTCTGGTCGATCCTCGCCATGATGGTGCTGGCCTTCGTGATCTCGGTGTGCTCGAACGTCGACGCGTTCTTCATCCTGCCGTTCGCCTCGACCTTCATGCCTGGGTCGATCGTGAGCTTCCTCGTCTTCGGGCCGATCATCGACATCAAGATGCTCGCCCTGCTGCGCACCACCTTCACGGTGAGAACCCTCGTGCAGCTCACCGTCGTCGTCGCGCTGCTCAGCGCCCTCATCGGATTGGTCGTGAACTATGTCGCCTAG
- a CDS encoding Rne/Rng family ribonuclease, producing MNDKDNIEPKRRKGLFGSRKAAVTPPPAPVEAAPVAEPAPVEQPLAVAPVDDIIVDEVVVKAAPRTRTRKPAVAETPAAETADDTADADTDDTPKRAARPTTSLLFQAPPESAVLPERAPARQPRQSRNAEASAARADDLSNDLGDESGTVRRRSRRRPGEEARDGDDAPGTVVRVRQPRPEPVLSNEPTRVKGSTRLEAKKQRRRDGRDAGRRRPVITESEFLARRESVDRVMVVRSKFGRIQIAVLEDGVLVEHYVAKSQDMSLIGNVYLGRVQNVLPSMEAAFVDIGRGRNAVLYSGEVDWDAAAENSADGKAQARRIELALKPGDKVLVQVTKDPIGHKGARLTSQVSLPGRYLVYVPNGSMSGISRKLPDTERARLKKILKEVLPENVGVIVRTAAEGATEEQLTLDVSRLTSQWAEISRLIETANAPALLHSEPDLLVKIIRDVFNEDFQKLVIDGDDAQEIIQSYLNGVAPDLIDRVERFEGTNDPFDAYRVNEQIEKALDRKVWLPSGGSLVIDRTEAMTVVDVNTGKFVGSGGNLEETVTKNNIEAAEEIVRQLRLRDIGGIIVVDFIDMVLESNRDLVLRRLVECLSRDRTKHQVAEVTSLGLVQMTRKKLGLGLLETFSEPCEQCAGRGVIVHHDPVTKHRIQQAPQPEINNGRRSRGGKGNGNGGNGNGGNGGQNNGGQNQQQPQVSTPPKAAGTGTHAITDDARNALAQIAARTVSAQSGTGGATAPATPAAESAPVVEPAATVEAPAAEAQQPAETQQPAETRQPAQARTRSGRGRASSEAKSTIAEKATEVDAPLEAKIAEAAAPAETATPAAESEQPKADAPVAILDIPVTKAPRASRRMNNRDAEQILDSVLEALPEPKQPGQGRSRTSRRAGSAGAVVSAPVTDD from the coding sequence GTGAATGACAAAGACAACATCGAGCCCAAGCGTCGCAAAGGACTATTCGGAAGCCGTAAGGCAGCCGTGACCCCGCCGCCCGCACCCGTCGAAGCGGCACCGGTCGCCGAGCCCGCTCCCGTCGAGCAGCCCCTCGCGGTCGCTCCCGTCGACGACATCATCGTCGACGAGGTCGTTGTGAAGGCCGCCCCGCGTACGCGCACCCGCAAGCCCGCCGTCGCCGAGACCCCCGCGGCCGAGACTGCGGATGACACGGCCGACGCCGACACGGACGACACCCCCAAGCGTGCCGCCCGTCCCACCACGTCGCTGCTGTTCCAGGCGCCGCCGGAGAGCGCGGTGCTGCCCGAGCGCGCCCCCGCACGCCAGCCGCGCCAGTCCCGCAACGCGGAGGCCTCGGCCGCCCGTGCCGACGACCTGAGCAACGACCTCGGCGACGAGTCGGGCACCGTACGCCGCCGCTCGCGCCGCCGCCCCGGCGAAGAGGCCCGCGACGGCGACGATGCCCCCGGCACCGTCGTGCGCGTGCGCCAGCCGCGCCCCGAACCCGTGCTCAGCAACGAGCCCACCCGGGTCAAGGGCTCCACCCGCCTCGAGGCCAAGAAGCAGCGCCGCCGTGACGGCCGCGATGCCGGCCGCCGCCGTCCCGTGATCACCGAGAGCGAGTTCCTCGCCCGCCGTGAGAGCGTCGACCGCGTGATGGTCGTGCGCTCCAAGTTCGGGCGCATCCAGATCGCTGTCCTCGAAGACGGTGTTCTCGTCGAGCACTACGTCGCCAAGAGCCAGGACATGTCGCTCATCGGCAACGTGTACCTCGGCCGCGTGCAGAACGTGCTGCCGAGCATGGAGGCGGCCTTCGTCGACATCGGACGCGGCCGCAACGCCGTGCTCTACTCGGGCGAGGTCGACTGGGACGCCGCCGCGGAGAACTCCGCCGACGGCAAGGCCCAGGCCCGCCGCATCGAGCTCGCGCTCAAGCCGGGCGACAAGGTGCTCGTGCAGGTCACGAAGGACCCGATCGGCCACAAGGGCGCCCGCCTCACCAGTCAGGTCTCGCTGCCCGGCCGCTACCTCGTCTACGTGCCGAACGGCTCGATGAGCGGGATCAGCCGCAAGCTGCCCGACACCGAGCGCGCGCGCCTCAAGAAGATCCTCAAGGAGGTCCTGCCCGAGAACGTCGGCGTCATCGTGCGCACGGCGGCCGAGGGTGCGACCGAAGAGCAGCTGACGCTCGACGTCAGCCGTCTCACCAGCCAGTGGGCCGAGATCAGCCGCCTCATCGAGACGGCGAACGCTCCCGCCCTGCTGCACTCCGAGCCCGACCTGCTGGTCAAGATCATCCGCGACGTCTTCAACGAGGACTTCCAGAAGCTCGTTATCGACGGTGACGACGCGCAGGAGATCATCCAGAGCTACCTCAACGGAGTGGCCCCCGACCTCATCGACCGGGTCGAGCGCTTCGAGGGAACCAACGACCCGTTCGACGCCTACCGCGTCAACGAGCAGATCGAGAAGGCGCTCGACCGCAAGGTCTGGCTGCCCTCCGGTGGTTCGCTCGTGATCGACCGCACCGAGGCCATGACCGTCGTCGACGTCAACACCGGCAAGTTCGTCGGCTCGGGCGGAAACCTCGAAGAGACGGTCACCAAGAACAACATCGAGGCGGCCGAAGAGATCGTGCGCCAGCTGCGTCTGCGTGACATCGGCGGCATCATCGTCGTCGACTTCATCGACATGGTGCTCGAGTCGAACCGCGACCTCGTGCTGCGCCGACTCGTCGAGTGCCTCAGCCGCGACCGCACCAAGCACCAGGTCGCCGAGGTGACCTCGCTCGGACTCGTGCAGATGACCCGCAAGAAGCTCGGGCTCGGCCTGCTCGAGACGTTCAGCGAGCCGTGCGAGCAGTGCGCCGGCCGCGGCGTGATCGTGCACCACGACCCCGTCACGAAGCACCGCATCCAGCAGGCGCCCCAGCCCGAGATCAACAACGGCCGTCGCAGCCGCGGTGGCAAGGGCAACGGCAACGGCGGCAACGGAAACGGCGGCAACGGCGGCCAGAACAACGGCGGCCAGAACCAGCAGCAGCCGCAGGTGAGCACCCCGCCCAAGGCGGCGGGCACCGGCACGCACGCCATCACCGACGACGCCCGCAACGCTCTCGCGCAGATCGCCGCCCGCACCGTCTCGGCCCAGTCGGGCACCGGCGGCGCGACGGCCCCGGCGACGCCCGCGGCCGAGTCCGCGCCGGTCGTCGAGCCGGCCGCCACGGTCGAGGCACCCGCCGCCGAAGCCCAGCAGCCCGCCGAGACCCAGCAGCCCGCAGAGACGCGACAGCCCGCGCAGGCCAGGACGCGGTCCGGCCGCGGACGCGCTTCCTCGGAGGCGAAGTCCACGATCGCCGAGAAGGCGACCGAGGTCGACGCCCCGCTCGAGGCCAAGATCGCCGAGGCAGCAGCGCCCGCCGAGACTGCCACGCCCGCCGCCGAGTCCGAACAGCCGAAGGCCGACGCCCCCGTCGCGATCCTCGACATCCCGGTCACGAAGGCACCCCGTGCGAGCCGCCGCATGAACAACCGCGACGCCGAGCAGATCCTCGACTCCGTGCTCGAGGCTCTCCCCGAGCCGAAGCAGCCCGGCCAGGGCCGCTCGCGCACCTCGCGTCGTGCCGGCAGCGCCGGCGCGGTCGTGAGTGCTCCGGTCACGGACGACTAG